In Cryptococcus neoformans var. neoformans B-3501A chromosome 3, whole genome shotgun sequence, the DNA window GACATTtgattttcttctcctggaGCAGGGTTGCGTTTGGATATTCCAGGGCCGGtgccagaagaagatgtagatGCGGTTGTGGTATCAAGGAATACGTtggaaagaagatcatATTGAGTGTGCATAGGATCAGAAGGCTTAGGGTCGACATCTGATTGGTCATATGGTTAGCGTGCGCTCGCCGAAAATTAGACAAATGAGTACTGACAGTCGCTCATTTCGACACCGCGCAGAGGGAAATTGACAATGGTAGGATTTCGCTCTTCAACAAAGTTATTCTTTGTGAAACGCTTGATGTGGAGAATGAGGTAAGGGGGAAGTGAGGTGAGATGGTGTCGTTTAAGACTAGGTCCAAATTCCTGAATCCAAACAGTCAGTCTCTTGAATACATTTAATGTTGGCAAAACTGACCTGGGTGGTTTTTCCATCGAATTTGGCGAGGATTTGCGAAAGGGGAACTTGCGGAAtaatcttcttttcattcaTATCTGTAAATAATGGCGTTATAGGCAAATCCAAAgccaggaagaggaaaggagatgagatCGTCTGAATATCTGTTCCATCATCAGTATGACAACGGCCGACATACTGTCAGGATGCACTCACCTCGTCCTATGTCAAACACAGGTCTGGCGTATTCTTTGTGGACAATGACTTGTTGGGTTTCAATTTGAACTTTACCCTGAAATGTCGAATAGATTATGCTTGagtttctcttcttgctgccTCCCAAATCCCTATGCAATGTGTTCACCAGCCACCCCAACAACTCGACCGGATCTCCCTGTTCGGTGGTTTTAAATTTACCATTACTTCGCTTTGAGACTTCTTGTAAAAACTCATGCGGTGAAATCTGTGATTTGAACAAATGGGAATTCCACAAGCGCCGGGCAAGAGTTGCAAATCGCTTGACGAGTTCCGTAGGTCGACGATCATCTTGAAGTTCGGGGGTGTCTGGGTTAAGAAGGAAGTTTcgcagaggaggaacatGCAAAAGCAAATGAATGACAACATTGCAGTAGTCGTTTTTCTTGATATTGTTAACACCGATGAAACCGGGAGTGTACTGTTGACCGGAGAGAGTGTACGAAGGGGCAGGAAGGGTTGACAATGCTTTAATGTCAGAAGCGTTATAACGGGGATGGAGCACTCTGAGGATGTCATTAAGTGAGGGGTCAGAGACAGGATAGCCTTCCGGAAGGACATAGAACTGCACGAATATCAGCATTAGAACCATTTAACGGACTAGAATGCTCGTTCACCTTTTCAGTATCGAGATTCAGCCACACACGGTGGTTGTCTCCGACCGCATGTCTGTATGCCCagcttcccttccctctaCCTTGGAAGTATTTACCACACACTAAACACGCATACACGTTGATGTTGCTTAAGCTTTTGGAACACAGCTTTTCAAAGTCAAAATCAAGGGACTGCCTCGAGATCTGAAAGGCTTATAAGCTTGACATcaaaggagaagcggtACGGACTTACGGTGTCAAGGTACATGTCCCTCCTGGtaagatcttcttcctctttaaCATCCTCGagttcttcctcatcacttAAAAAATCATCTACGGGAGGTGTAGATGTCCAGGCTGGCAGTGCTTCTGGTGCAGATGTAGCCGGTGGTAGCTCGCTGGCGTCCTGTTGAGATTTGAGAGGTGATGACAGAGGTACTCCTTCGGTGTCGAGCTTGATGCGCTTCGCGGCAGGAGGTGATAGGGCGGGAGGGGAGGCTGTAGACATTGTATAGTGATATGAGATGTGGTACTGTACAAAAATATGTGTTCGACATACTATCATCACAACGCAGgcggagaaacaggggtCCAACGGAAGCAATTTTCATATCGGACGTCGCCGCCATCCGGCGTCATCCATCTTCGCGCCGATATTTCGGAATAATAGGACCTCGTTGTATAAGAATAGGACTTGGGCCAAGGTGTGA includes these proteins:
- a CDS encoding hypothetical protein (HMMPfam hit to UCH, Ubiquitin carboxyl-terminal hydrolase, score: 93.5, E(): 5.3e-25), with amino-acid sequence MSTASPPALSPPAAKRIKLDTEGVPLSSPLKSQQDASELPPATSAPEALPAWTSTPPVDDFLSDEEELEDVKEEEDLTRRDMYLDTISRQSLDFDFEKLCSKSLSNINVYACLVCGKYFQGRGKGSWAYRHAVGDNHRVWLNLDTEKFYVLPEGYPVSDPSLNDILRVLHPRYNASDIKALSTLPAPSYTLSGQQYTPGFIGVNNIKKNDYCNVVIHLLLHVPPLRNFLLNPDTPELQDDRRPTELVKRFATLARRLWNSHLFKSQISPHEFLQEVSKRSNGKFKTTEQGDPVELLGWLVNTLHRDLGGSKKRNSSIIYSTFQGKVQIETQQVIVHKEYARPVFDIGRDIQTISSPFLFLALDLPITPLFTDMNEKKIIPQVPLSQILAKFDGKTTQEFGPSLKRHHLTSLPPYLILHIKRFTKNNFVEERNPTIVNFPLRGVEMSDYVDPKPSDPMHTQYDLLSNVFLDTTTASTSSSGTGPGISKRNPAPGEENQMSWKIHVRAGRAGGNANGSGEAENKGEKWFELQDLNVTEVRKEMVFLGETVVQVWERKDLSEGKK